In one window of Candidatus Zixiibacteriota bacterium DNA:
- a CDS encoding HAMP domain-containing histidine kinase, with protein MREILQNLDTTDTRVNSEMSRNFRSNVLETLRWFCSELRSDEIDRSLRELFSGAPRCKLLECSVVTGDESGTQGKSLHGVDFGVGDSATVIHSGSDCIDSLYSLVQLELGGISNDGLSWDARINLAAKSSSEHVWNTILRDISCTSPYSLPESAPSSDVTPLVQEAIENSGIELGLEIVARELAHEMRSPLSAITTSVGLVTSDAEADQVFENDELLRIIELNADRIDSMLTDFVKMNRYPALAKDPSNLMELVAEVAGDCSTGANGDIQIELPNNTESILVEADTELIKHAFRHVLSVLPRLLNNCKRVCVRCLKKGNLAILEFKFDGKGTGPDILRKVVLPFNTAKDGGAGLEFLPVHTIVGAHGGKTVIELSDAETVLTITLPALSSKKKISTK; from the coding sequence ATGAGAGAAATCTTGCAGAATCTGGATACCACTGACACACGAGTCAACTCGGAGATGAGCCGCAATTTCCGATCAAATGTACTTGAGACACTGAGGTGGTTTTGCTCTGAGTTAAGATCGGATGAGATTGACCGTTCGCTTAGAGAGCTCTTTTCGGGCGCACCTCGTTGCAAGCTTCTCGAATGCAGTGTCGTCACCGGTGACGAAAGTGGTACGCAGGGCAAATCTCTGCATGGTGTTGATTTCGGTGTGGGCGATTCGGCCACTGTGATACACTCCGGTTCAGATTGTATTGACTCTTTGTACTCTTTGGTGCAACTCGAACTCGGTGGTATATCGAATGATGGACTGTCGTGGGATGCGAGGATCAACCTTGCAGCAAAATCGAGTTCCGAGCATGTCTGGAATACGATTCTAAGAGATATCAGCTGCACATCGCCATATTCACTTCCCGAAAGCGCCCCATCTTCCGATGTGACGCCGTTAGTTCAGGAAGCAATCGAGAATTCTGGTATTGAACTCGGTTTGGAAATAGTCGCTCGTGAACTTGCTCATGAAATGAGAAGCCCTCTTAGCGCCATAACGACGTCTGTTGGGCTTGTCACGTCCGACGCAGAAGCTGATCAGGTCTTCGAGAATGACGAATTGCTGAGGATCATCGAGCTGAACGCCGATCGAATCGACTCCATGCTGACGGATTTCGTGAAGATGAATCGGTATCCCGCGCTGGCGAAGGATCCGTCGAACCTGATGGAATTGGTTGCTGAGGTGGCGGGGGATTGCTCCACGGGAGCTAATGGTGATATCCAAATAGAACTGCCGAATAATACTGAGTCAATATTGGTAGAGGCAGATACAGAGTTAATTAAGCATGCATTTCGACACGTTTTGTCTGTTTTGCCAAGATTGTTGAACAACTGTAAAAGGGTCTGTGTGCGTTGCCTGAAGAAAGGGAACCTGGCGATTCTGGAATTCAAGTTTGATGGCAAAGGAACCGGGCCGGATATACTAAGGAAGGTTGTGCTACCCTTCAATACCGCCAAGGATGGTGGTGCCGGTCTGGAATTCCTTCCTGTGCATACGATTGTGGGTGCTCACGGCGGGAAGACTGTGATCGAGCTATCTGATGCCGAAACAGTGCTGACAATCACTTTGCCTGCACTTAGCTCGAAAAAGAAGATCTCAACCAAATAG